From Bacteroidota bacterium:
GGCACAGGGATAAACTCAGGAACAGGAATTTTGTATCAGCTTTATGATTTTAATTTAGGAATTGATGTTCCTTATTTAATAGAAAGTAAATTGAATTATAAAACAGCAGACAATGAATCTCCTTATCAATTGCACAGGACATATCAGACACATGCTTCATATCCTTTTCAAATTAAAAATGACTGGGAAATAAAAGCAATTGTTATTGGACGATATACAATGAATACTCCTCTTAACTGGGAAGCAGCAACTACAATAAAGTATAAAAAGAAATATTGGTTTGCAGTAAACCTAAGAAAAAGTATGGAAACAGGATTTAGTCTTGGAGGGAAAATTAACGAAAGTATTGTTTTAAATTATACTTATGAATATTCTAATAAAGCACTGGGAGTATATAATTCAGGAACACATGAAGTAGGTATAGGATATTATTTTGGAAAAAGAAAGATTGGGAAATATACACCATCGGAGAATGAAAAGAAGCTTCAAAGGGAAATTGATAGTATGCAAAATTATCTTTCAAAACTTGAAAAATTTGTAAATGAGCTTCAAAAGGATACAGATAAAGAGGAATCAGTAGATATTAAACAATTGAAAAACGAACTGGAACAATTGAAAAGCGAGATGAACAATATGCTTGTTGAAGTTGCTAATATCAGGGAAAATGTTGATTCAAACGATGTTGATAATATTGACTCAACTGCCAATGGTGAAAGAGTTTATTATGTTGTTCTTGATTCATACAAAAAGCTTGAAAATGCAGTAAGAGGTGCAGAAATTTGGAAGGAACGAAACTTTAAAGCACTTGTTATAAGCAAGGATGCAACGAGTTGGTATCATATTTATGAAAATAAATATACCGACCTTGGCGAAGCCCTTGATAAAATGAATGAAATTAGAAAAAAAGGTTATCCAAAAGTTTGGGTTTTAATATATAAATAATTCTGTATTATGAAATTAGTAATGCCACTTATCGTTTTTGTTTTGTTAGTGTCAATTAGTTTTGGACAATCATTCTCCAGAAGTGTAATAGCTACTGCGGGTTTTGATATTTCAACTAATGCAGAAAAACTTTCTTATACAATTGGTGAGCCTATAACTCTTACATTTTCAGATGATGAAAATATGTATTTCCTTACTCAAGGATTTCAACAATCAACAAAATTTATTTCTAAAATATTTGGTGATGAGATGTATTCTCCGCAGATAAGACTTTTTCCAAATCCAACAAGAGATAAGATTTCTATAGATTTTCATGATTCAAAAATTGAGAATTTAGAAATTGAGATTTTTGACCTTTATGGGAAAAAAACAGAATTGAAATTTAGGAATAGAATTTTTAAAAGTGAAAATAATGTTGTTTCAATAGATATGACAAGCCTTTCAACAGGAATTTATTTTATTGGTATAACATTTCAATATTTAGGAAAAGAAAACAAAGTAGCATATAAAGTTGTGAAGATTTATTAATTGAGATAAATAAAATATATAATATTATGACAACACATTCATTAAATAAACCGCTCATTAGTTTGCTTATTTTACTTAGTACATTTGTTTTTAAAATGGATGTAAATGCACAAAATAAGATTCCCTATGGGATTACTTATCAGGCTGTAGCAAACGATGAAAATGGAGAGCCAATAGCAAATAGTCAGCTTTTTGTTCAAATTAATATTAAAAAAGGCGGACTCTCAGGCGAATTGGTATGGCAGGAAAGCCATAATGTTATGACAAATGGATTCGGACTCTTCACTTTAATTATTGGTAAGGGTACCAGTACATCACAGGGAACATCTGTATCTTTTAAAAAAATTAATTGGGCGGAGGGAGAATATTTTATTAAGGTGCAAACTGATTTTGGTAGTGGATTAAAAGATATGGGCTCAGTAGAATTGCAGTCGGTTCCTTATTCAATAATTGCCGATTCTGCTTTGCATGCACCAATACCACGACTTGCTCATCTTATTGATGTAAATAAAAATGGATTAAAAGTTAATGAAACTTTGAAATGGAATGGCTCTCAATGGGTGCCTGCTGATTCTCTTGTTACTGATTATTTGTTTGTTACAGGGGATGTTTTAATTGGAAGAAATCTTAAGGTAAATAGTGATTTGTATGTTGCCGATACTATTTCTTCAACAACTGTAGATGCACAAAAAGGCGATTTTGATACTATTTTGGTAAATTATAATGCTTTTATTGAAAATGATCTTAGTGTAAAAAATAATGTAGCAATAACAAATGACCTTTTTGTAAACAATAATACAAGTATTCAAAACAATCTTTTGATAGGTCATAATCTTGTAATTCAAAATGATTTAAAAGT
This genomic window contains:
- a CDS encoding PorP/SprF family type IX secretion system membrane protein, with product MKKINIFILAFLFSPALLFSQQMPINDQYIFNNYFLSPTYAGIDGNTKLFLGYRNERINFPGSTLLNTFSLDVPVAKNMAFGASLLSDQSDVFKNMFASLSYTYRVKITDDQSLSFALWGGIYENTLDFSHKNNYEIIVDDPVVYKNMNLRGTGINSGTGILYQLYDFNLGIDVPYLIESKLNYKTADNESPYQLHRTYQTHASYPFQIKNDWEIKAIVIGRYTMNTPLNWEAATTIKYKKKYWFAVNLRKSMETGFSLGGKINESIVLNYTYEYSNKALGVYNSGTHEVGIGYYFGKRKIGKYTPSENEKKLQREIDSMQNYLSKLEKFVNELQKDTDKEESVDIKQLKNELEQLKSEMNNMLVEVANIRENVDSNDVDNIDSTANGERVYYVVLDSYKKLENAVRGAEIWKERNFKALVISKDATSWYHIYENKYTDLGEALDKMNEIRKKGYPKVWVLIYK
- a CDS encoding T9SS type A sorting domain-containing protein; this encodes MKLVMPLIVFVLLVSISFGQSFSRSVIATAGFDISTNAEKLSYTIGEPITLTFSDDENMYFLTQGFQQSTKFISKIFGDEMYSPQIRLFPNPTRDKISIDFHDSKIENLEIEIFDLYGKKTELKFRNRIFKSENNVVSIDMTSLSTGIYFIGITFQYLGKENKVAYKVVKIY